In Anabrus simplex isolate iqAnaSimp1 chromosome 14, ASM4041472v1, whole genome shotgun sequence, a genomic segment contains:
- the LOC136885423 gene encoding mitochondrial nicotinamide adenine dinucleotide transporter SLC25A51: MNTHPAEGEGKGSLEKTPNVDTSDLKSVKKSFFENSLWDLDHKLSRNDYLQHEKEFICGWGAAFINITVTYPIYKLIFRQMLHGVGVTSAFQQLSNEGLFYLYRGILPPLCQKTGSLSIMFGVYEQCKTPLVEQGMAPVLAKTIAGLVSGSAEAILMPFERIQTLLQDANYHNHFRNSSHIVKVIGLNYGIKEYYRGLTPILLRNGPSNVMFFLMKDEVKLKMPENESWYGEASHNFLSGAFIGSFISTVFYPLNVIKVHMQSKLGGPFEGLWTVVYQICSERGLRNMYRGVHLNYTRAFISWGVINVSYEYLRKLLA; encoded by the exons ATGAATACGCACCCTGCAGAAGGGGAAGGTAAAGGCAGCTTGGAAAAAACGCCGAATGTTGATACGAGTGACCTGAAGTCTGTGAAAAAAAGCTTTTTTGAAAATTCCTTATGGGATCTTGATCATAAATTATCCCGGAATGATTACTTGCAACATGAAAAGGAGTTCATTTGTGGGTGGGGTGCAGCCTTTATCAACATTACAGTCACTTACCCCATTTATAAACTTATTTTTAGACAG ATGCTGCATGGAGTTGGAGTTACTAGTGCATTCCAGCAACTCTCTAATGAAGGACTATTTTACCTTTATCGGGGTATTCTTCCCCCGCTTTGTCAGAAAACTGGATCATTGTCAATCATGTTTGGAGTTTATGAACAATGTAAGACACCATTGGTGGAGCAAGGTATGGCTCCGGTATTGGCAAAGACTATAGCAGGTTTGGTTTCAGGGTCTGCTGAAGCGATTCTGATGCCATTTGAACGAATACAGACACTCTTACAAGATGCTAACTACCATAATCATTTCAGGAACAGTAGTCATATAGTCAAGGTTATTGGActgaactatggaattaaagagtATTATCGAGGATTGACTCCTATTCTTCTTAGAAATGGACCTTCAAACGTGATGTTCTTTCTCATGAAAgatgaagttaaattgaaaatgCCTGAGAATGAGTCATGGTATGGGGAAGCATCCCACAATTTTTTGAGCGGGGCATTTATAGGTTCTTTTATTAGTACCGTTTTTTATCCATTGAATGTTATAAAAGTGCACATGCAAAGTAAACTTGGTGGACCTTTTGAAGGTTTGTGGACAGTTGTGTATCAAATTTGTTCGGAACGTGGACTACGGAATATGTATCGCGGAGTGCATTTAAATTATACTAGAGCTTTTATAAGTTGGGGTGTTATCAACGTATCCTATGAATATTTGAGAAAACTATTAGCTTAA